A region of the Streptomyces durocortorensis genome:
GAAGTGGCTCACGCCCTCCCGCAACGTCCCCTGCCAGCTCCTCAGCATGGCGTCGCGCTCCATCAGGGCGCTGTACCACTGATCGCCCTGCACACGGTAACGCTCACGCCGCGAACCCGGCTCCCTCTCACGGCTGACCATGTTGACCTGGGCGAGATAGCGAACGGCTCCTGATACGGCTGCCGGACTGATCTTGAGGCGCTCCCCCAGTTCGGCGGAGGTCAGGTCCCCCCGCTCGGAGGAGAGCAACGCGGCGAAGACCCTGGCCGGCATACGGGCCATCCCGGCCTCGACCAGCTGGGCGGCGAAGCGCTCGACGAACCGTGAGGCGGCCTCGCCGTCGGCGACCTCCCGACCATCGTTCGAACGACTGTCGCTCGAACGGCCGTCGTCCACACGGCCGTCTTCTCGCCGCCGCTCACTCATGCCCTGACCCCAGTCCTTGCGATTCGGCGCTCTGACGCCCCCGGCGCCCCGACACCCCCGACGCCCGGCGGAAGTCTACCGAGTGATTCATACGGTTCCTTAACTTCACATACTTCTGAAGGAAGCGTACGTTCGGCACCATGACGAAGGCAATCAATGTGGCCGGACTGCATAAATCGTTCGGCCGGACGCACGCCCTCGACGGCATGGACCTCTCCGTCGACACCGGCGAGGTGCACGGCTTCCTCGGCCCCAATGGAGCAGGCAAGTCCACCACCATCCGTATCCTGCTCGGGCTGTTGCGCGGCGACTCCGGCTCCGCGCAGCTCCTGGGCAAGGACCCGTGGAAGGACGCCGTCGAGCTGCACCGGCGGCTCGCCTACGTACCCGGCGACGTCGAGCTGTGGCCCAATCTCACCGGCGGGGAAGCCATCGACCTGCTCTCCAAGCTGCGCGGCGGCCTCGACCGGCAGCGGCTCGACGAGCTCGTCGAGCGGTTCGACCTCGACCCGACCAAGAAAGGCCGCGCCTACTCCAAGGGCAACCGGCAGAAGGTCGCCATCGTCGCCGCACTCGCCTCCGACGCCGAACTGCTGCTCCTGGACGAGCCCACGGCGGGCCTCGACCCCTTGATGGAGGTCGTCTTCCAGGACGTCATCCTTCAGGCGAAGGCCGCGGGCAGGACCGTGCTGCTCTCCAGTCACATCCTGGCCCAGGTCGAGAAGCTCTGTGACCGCGTGAGCATCATCCGGCAGGGCCGCAACGTGCAGTCGGGCACGCTGAGCGAGATGCGCCACCTGACGCGCACGACGGTGGAGGCCGAGACCGAGCACCCGGCCACCGGACTCGACACCCTGCCCGGCGTCCACGGGGTTCGAGCGAAGAACCACCGGGTGAGTTTCGCCGTCGACGGCGCACACCTCGACGCCGTCATCCGCAGGCTCGGCGAGTTCGGCATCCGCAGTCTGATCAGCCATCCGCCCACGCTGGAGGAGTTGATGCTGCGTCACTACGGCGACGAGCTCGCCGCCAACGGCGGTTCAGGGCGCACCGACGACTCCGCGGGCCCAGGGGGTACGGGCCCCGACGCGGTCACTCCGGTCCACGGCGGCGAGGGGACGGCCCGATGACCGCCACCGCGGCAGCGCCCAAGACCCACAGCTCCGCCGGACCCGGTGCAGGCGCCTTCGCCGGCACCGCGACCCTCATCCGGTTCGCCCTGCGCAGGGACCGTGTCCGCCTATCGGTCTGGCTGCTCGCGCTCGCCCTGGGCACGCTCGCCACAGCGAGCGAATACGCGACCCTGTACGCCACCGCGGAGGAACGGGCCGGGGTCGCCGCCACCATGGACAGTCCTGCCGCGCTCGCCATGACCGGCCCGCGCCACTACCTCTCCGACTACGACATCGGTGCGATGCTCGGCCACCAACTGCTCGGGTTCATGGCGGTCCTGGTCGGCTTGATGAGCGTCTTGACCGTCACCCGGCACACGCGGAACGAGGAGGAGACCGGCCGGGCCGAGCTGGTGCGCTCCACCGTCGTCGGACACCACGCCCAACTGGCCTCCGCGCTGGCGGTCGCCGCCGCCGCCAACGTAGCCCTCGCCGTCCTCGTGGCCCTGGCCCTCGTCTCGGCGCGCATCGACGGCATCGGCACCGACGAGGCACTTCTGTACGGGCTCACGCACACCGTGATCGGCCTCGTCTTCGCCGGCATCGCCGCCGTCACCGCGCAGGTGACCGCCCATGCCCGCGGTGCTGCCGGCATGGCACTCGCGCTGATCGGTGTCGCCTACGTGCTCCGCGCCTCCGGCGACGTCGGCAACGACGCCCTGTCCTGGCTCAGCCCGATCGGCTGGATCCAGCGCACCTACGTGTTCGTCGACAACCGCTGGTGGCCCCTGCTGCTCTGCCTGGCGTCGGCCGCACTCACCGCCGCCACCGGCTTCGTGCTGAGCGCCCGACGCGATGTCGGCGCCGGTCTCCGCCCGGCCCGGCCCGGCCGCCGCACCGCGTCCGAAGCCCTCACCCGGCCCTTCGGCTTCGCCCTGCGGCTGCACCGGGCGACCCTGCTGGGCTTCGGCGCCGGACTGTTCCTGATGGGCGTCATGTACGGCTCCATCCTCGGCGACGCCGCCGACATGGTGAAGGACATCGAACAGGTCCGGGAGGCGCTGGCGGAGATCGGCGGCAGCTCCGTCGCCGAGTCGTTCGCGTCGATGGTGATGGTCGTCATCGCGGTCGTCGCCGCTGTGTACGTGGTGATGGCCGGCCTGCGACCGCGAGCCGAGGAGAGCGCAGGCCGCGCCGAACCGCTGTTGGCCACCGGCCTCTCCCGCCACCGCTGGCTCGGCAGCCATGTCGCCGTCGCGCTGGCCGGCGGCACGGCGCTGCTGCTCGCGGCCGGGCTGGGATTCGGCGTCGCGGGCGCCGCGTCCACCGGGGACGCCGCCCTCGTAGGGGAGTTGCTCGGGGCCGCAGCCGTGTACGCGCCCGCGCTGTGGGTGACCGGGGGCGTGGCGGTCGTGCTCTTCGGCTGGTGTCCGCGTGCCGCGTCGGCGGCCTGGATCGTGCCCGTGTACGCGTTCCTCGTCGGGTACCTCGGCGCGATTCTCCGATTCCCCGACTGGATGAACAACCTCTCGCCCTTCGGCCACGCTCCCCGGCTCCCCGCCGCCCAGATGAACTGGACCCCTGTCCTTGTCCTCACCGCCCTCGCAGCCGGTCTGATCCTGCTCGGGCTGGCGGGCTTCCGCCGCCGGGATCTGGAGACGAAATAACGGGCAAGTGAGCGGACCTGCCCTCGGGGCGGGACGCGACAGGGGCGCGGGCCCTGCTCCTCCGGTGGCACCCACCAGCTGTCCGGCCCGCCCTCCGGGCGTCACTGCGCCCCATGAGCCCTGAGGAATTCCTCCACCACCCCGCAGACCTCCACGGGCGCCTCGTCCAGGAGCAGGTGCCCCGCGCCTTCGACCACCCTGAGCCCCACCCCCAAACGACGCTGGTGGGCCCGGCCGATGTCGCTACCTCGCGGCGGACATGGGCCACGTGCCACGCGTCCAGCCGGCTCAGGCACCAGTGCCGGACCTCCTGCTGGGCCGCGGTACTTCTGTAGACAGAGGGCACGTACCCGTCCTTCGTGATCGGCGTCGGCGGATGAGTGACGGCAGGGTCAGAGCTTCCGATCGGGCCAGTTGAGGATGCGGGCTCCGATGACCGCGGTCTGCAGGGCGTACCGGTGCCGGGGGTTGGTCGGGTCTGATCCGGTGAGCTGGTGGATGCGCTCCAGCCGGTAGGTGAGTGCGCGGACGCTCAGGGAGAGGTTCCGGGCCGCGTGGGTGGTGACGCATCCCGCGTCGAAATAGGCGGTCAGGGTGTCCAGATGGGGCTCCGGGCCGTTACGGGCGCCGAGCAGCGGGCCGAGCGTGGTTCGGACGAGGTCGGCCATGGCCTGGCGGTCGCGGGTCAGCACCGGATACACGAGAAGTTCCGCCGCGTGCAGCACCGGATCATCGAGTCCCAGCCGGACCGCCAGGTCCAGGGCCTGAAGGGCCTCCTCGTAGGAGTGGACCACGCCGCCCGCACCCGGGTGCGGGCGTCCGACGGCGGCCTTTCCACCGTCGGTCGCGGCATGGGCCTGCTTGGCGAAGTGGATGAGGACGTCTCGCTGGTCGCCGGGGGCGATACAGATCATCCGGCCGTCCTTGGTGGTGAGCAGGACGCTGCGGTCGCCGAAGCGTCCGGTCACCGCCCGCTCCACGAGGCGAGGTACGGCCTCGCCCTCGAGGTAGGGGTCGGGGCCTTCGGCGACCGCGACGGCATGGGCGTGGGAGAGCCTCAGCCCGAACTGCTCCGCACGCTCCACCAGGCGCCCCAGGTCGCCACGCCCGTACAGCAGGTCGTCGATGAACTCGCGGCGCCGTGACTCCTCCTGTCGGAAGGCGAGTTGCTGGGCCCTCTCGTAGCCCTCGCAGAGTGCCTCGACGGCGATCTGCACCGTGGCGAGCACGCGGTCCGCGCCGGCGGTCCCGGTGGGCCAGGCGGCACGGGCCCGTGCGAGGTGGTGCACGACCAGGGCGCGCAGCGTGATGCCGTCGGCGGCCGCCTGTTCCCCGAAGACCCGGAGGCCCTCCAACTCGGCCTCGTCGGGCTCCTGCCCCACCGCCGCAGCCGAGGCCAGCAGGGTTTCGTATCCGGTGCACGTCTGCATCCCGTAGTCCTGTTCTCAGGGTTCCGCCTGTACGGCCGCGGGGTCGCCGATGCCTTCGGGCTCGACGCTCCGGCTCAGGCGGGGCGGTCGTCGGCGTGGGTGACGAGCTTGTCGGCTCCGGCCCGGCGAAGAGCCTCGCAAGCCCCGGGAGCGGCTCCGCTGTTGAGGTCAGCCCGCGCGGTGCCCAGCACCTGCCGACGGTCCGGGGACGGCTTCATCGGCGACCGGCGCACCGGAACCTCCCCCGGGAGAACAGATCCGGGGATTCCGGGCGATGGTGCAGTCGTTCGTACATGGCGGGCAGCCTTCCGGGGTCGCAACGGACGGAGGGACGGCTGCCCCCGTCGCCGACCAGACTTCCCGGCACACCAGCGCCCATGACGGCGCGTTTCGCACATCCTAGTGGCGAGCCTCTGCGGAGGACATGGTGCGCCGACCGCCCTGGGAATCCGCTCAAGCTCAGCAACGGTACGGGAAGCCCGGCCCTGGGCACCCGGTGCCTGTGCGGCACCTGGACTTGTCCCTGTTACGTGATCGCGTGCCGACCGGCCTGGCGGGCCCGTACGGCAGACATGAGGACGACCGCCGCGCCCGCCTACACGGTCCGGGTACGGGCGACCTCGCGGGACACCACCGTAGGAATCACAACCACACAGCCAGCCTGAGAACCACGAAATCCCGCCCAGTTGAAGTAACTGGACGGGATTTCGTGAACCCTTCACGAGCTAACTCGTGAACGGCCCGTCTGTGGACCTGTGGGGATTTGAACCCCAGACCCCCTCGATGCGAACGAGGTGCGCTACCAGACTGCGCCACAGGCCCTTGCGACGTGTGAAACTCTAGCACCCTCATGGGGGTGCTTGGAAATCCGTTCCTCCGCTGGTCAGCGAGTCGTGGATCTCCGGGGCCCTGGGGCTCACTCATTGGCCGCACGCGGCCGGCCCTCGTCGTCGTACTGGTCGAAGAGCGGGGTCCTGCCGCGGTCGCGGGAACGGCGGGACTGGTTGGTGCGCTGGCGCGGTGCGGGGTCGACCGTGGGGGTGGCCGGGTGCGACGTGCCGGTCTGGTGGGTGGGCTCGGCGGTGCTGGAGCGGGCCGCGCTCCAGGTCTCCGGGTCGCCGACCTCCACGCCGCCGGTGGCCCGGGGGGCGACGGGTGCGGTGACGTAGGTGGGCAGCGGTACGGGAACGGGCTCCCAGCTGTCGCCCTGGACGCGGCCGCGCTCGCGCTGCTGGTCCACCCACTCCGCGTGGTCCGTCTGCTCGACGAGGGCGCGGCGGCCCGCCTCCTGGGGGGAAACCGTGGGGGTGGGGTCAGGCTCCGCGTGGTGGGCCTCGGCGTCGTCGTCGGGCTCGGCGGGGGCGGGGACCGCGGGCTGGTGCCTTCGGGGGCGGTTCTCGCGCAGCCGCTGCGCCGCGACCTCGGCCCGGCGCCGGTCCATGGTGAAGGCGAACCGCCGTCGCTCCTGGGCGCGCAGATGCACGATGTACGTGCTCAGCAGCACGGCGGGGACCGCGGGCGCCCACAGGAAGCCGAGGCCGCCGACCGCCGCGACGATCGCGCCGAGGGTGAAGGCGAGGAAGAGGACGACGGTGGTCCGCCTGCGCCGCGCCAGGACCTGGGAGCGCTGGGCGCGCCGAGCGCGCTCGGCGTCGGCCGCGCCGGAGCGAGGACGGGGCGGGGAGCCGGGCCCCGGCGCCCCGGACCGCTCGCCGGGCCGACGCTCGGGCGCCTGACGGTCCAGCGGCTGGTGGTCCGGCGGCTGGTGGTCCGGCGCCCGGTCCCTTTGGTCACGCGCCGGGCGGCCGGGAGCCTGGCGGCCCGGGGCACGCTCGGGCGCGTGCGCCGGGTCGTGCAACCTGGCTTCCGTATGCGCCGGAGGCGCGGCAAAGGCCCGGACGTCCACGGATTCCATACGGTCCGTTTCCCGGTCCGGGTCGACGTCGGGCCCCGCCTCCTCGGCGGTGCGCTCCCGCAGCTCCCTGGCGTACCGGCGCTCCATCGCCGCCCGTCCGGACAGCAGCCGGATGGCCGTGCTGAAGCGTTCCGTCGGACGAGCCTCGTTGAGCTCGTCCTGCCTGCGGAGCCACATCGGCACCAAGTAGGCGGCCCAGGCCCCGACGATGACTGCGTAGATGAGGCCGCTGCTGCTCACGCTCACACCGTAGAGGGGATTGCACGGGAGGATCCGCCAATTGGCCCGGTGTGTCGCACGATCCGGCTGATATCACGGACTTTTTTTGTGATTGATCGGATCAGCAGATGTCGAAAGCGCGGCCCATTGTCGCCACCCGGCGATCAAATTCGAACACCTATTTCATTTCGTCGGAGGGTCCGGGGCCCCGACGCGTCACCGGCCGCGACCGGCGCCAGCGCCGGAGCATGCCCTCGGGCACTTCCTCGGCGGTGAGGGCGAAGATCAGATGATCCCGCCAGGCCCCGTCGATGTGCAGATAGCGCGGGCGTACGCCCTCCGAACGGAATCCGAGTTTCTCCACGACCCTGCGGCTGGGCGCGTTCTCCGGGCGAATGCAGACTTCGATGCGGTGCAGGCCGACCGTGCGGAAGCAGTGGTCCACCGCGAGAGCCACGGCCGTCGGCATGACCCCGCGGCCCGCGACGCCCTGGTCGACCCAGTAGCCGATATGACCCGAGCACATCGAGCCCCAGGTGATCCCGGCGATGGTGAGCTGGCCGACCAGCCGGCCCTCGTATTCGATGGCGAACGGCAGCATCCGCCCCGCGTTCGCCTCGGCCCGCAGATGGCGGACCATCTGCCGGTACGTGGGGCGCTGCGCGACCGGGCCGCCGGGGGCGGGCGGCGGAACGGTCGCTTCCCAGGGGCGCAGCCAGTCGCGGTTGCGCCGGTTGACCTCACGCCACACCCGCTGGTCACGCATCTTTATCGGGCGCAGGACGATCTCGCCGTCGGTCAGCGTCACCGGCCAGGTCGCGATGTTCAGCTCGGGCTCCCCGGTCGGGGGTGGTCGCCGCCGCGCAGCTGGTCGACGGTGTGCACCAGGAGCCTGCCGAGAACCGCGAGCCCGTCCTTCACCCCACCGGTGGAGCCGGGCAGGTTGACGACCAGGGTGCGTCCCGCGACGCCCGCGAGCCCCCGGGAGAGCGCGGCGGTCGGGACCTTGGCCAGCCCCTCGGCCCGGATCGCCTCGGGGATGCCGGGAATCTCGTGGTCGAGGACGCGGCGGGTGGCTTCGGGCGTCGCGTCGGTGGGCGAGATGCCCGTACCGCCGGTGGTGACGATCACGTCGTACCCGGCGGCCACCCCGGCACGCAGGGCCGCCTCGACCGGGTCGCCGTCGGGGACGACCTGCGGCCCGTCGACCGTGAAGCCGAGCCCGGTGAGCGCTTCGGCGATGAGCGGGCCGCCCTTGTCCGCGTACACCCCGGCCGAGGCCCGGTTGGAGGCGGTGACGACGAGCGCGCGGTACGCGGCTGCGGCCGGAGCGGCAGCGGTGGGCTCGGGCGGCGTCACGGGGCCGTTCCCTCCGGTTCGGTGCGCCGGTAGTCGCCGGACTTTCCGCCCGACTTCTCCTCGACCCGTACGTCGGTGATGACCGCGCTCTTGTCGACGGCCTTGATCATGTCGACCACCGTCAGGGCCGCCACCGACACCGCGGTCAGGGCTTCCATCTCGACGCCCGTGCGGTCCGTCGTCTTCACGGTGGCCGTGATCTCCACCGCGTCGTCGGCCACGCTCAGGTCGACCTTCACGCCGGAGACGGCCAGCGGATGGCAGAGCGGGATCAGGTCCGGGGTGCGCTTGGCGCCCATGATCCCGGCGATCCGCGCGGTGGCGAGGGCGTCGCCCTTGGGGACTCCCTCACCGCGCAGCAGCTCGATCACGCGCGGGGACACGAGCACCCGGCCGCCGGCCCGGGCGACGCGGGTGGTGACGTCCTTCTCCGACACGTCGACCATGCGGGCCGCGCCCGCCTCGTCGATGTGCGTCAGCCTGTTCTGCGTACTCAACTCACTCCGCCTTGCGGTAGGGGCGCCGGTGGGCCTCGGGGAACCGGAGGGGGTCCCCCGGAAGGCACAGCGGCAGATACCGTACCGCCACCGCGCGGCGGTCAGCGGAGCAGGATCACGTCCGTCTCCGCGCCGGGCTCCACCGAGGTGATGCTCTCGGGCACCACGATCAGCGCGTCCGCCTGGGCGAGCGCGGCGATCAGATGCGATCCGGAACCGCCCACGGGGGTGACCGTGCCCGCCTCCGCGTCGTACGTACCGCGCAGGAACTGGCGGCGGCCGTCCGGGGAGGTGAGTGCCTTCTCGGCGCTCAGCACCGCTCGGGCCGTGGGGCGGTGCACGT
Encoded here:
- the moaC gene encoding cyclic pyranopterin monophosphate synthase MoaC; amino-acid sequence: MSTQNRLTHIDEAGAARMVDVSEKDVTTRVARAGGRVLVSPRVIELLRGEGVPKGDALATARIAGIMGAKRTPDLIPLCHPLAVSGVKVDLSVADDAVEITATVKTTDRTGVEMEALTAVSVAALTVVDMIKAVDKSAVITDVRVEEKSGGKSGDYRRTEPEGTAP
- a CDS encoding GNAT family N-acetyltransferase, which gives rise to MTLTDGEIVLRPIKMRDQRVWREVNRRNRDWLRPWEATVPPPAPGGPVAQRPTYRQMVRHLRAEANAGRMLPFAIEYEGRLVGQLTIAGITWGSMCSGHIGYWVDQGVAGRGVMPTAVALAVDHCFRTVGLHRIEVCIRPENAPSRRVVEKLGFRSEGVRPRYLHIDGAWRDHLIFALTAEEVPEGMLRRWRRSRPVTRRGPGPSDEMK
- a CDS encoding MarR family transcriptional regulator, producing MSERRREDGRVDDGRSSDSRSNDGREVADGEAASRFVERFAAQLVEAGMARMPARVFAALLSSERGDLTSAELGERLKISPAAVSGAVRYLAQVNMVSREREPGSRRERYRVQGDQWYSALMERDAMLRSWQGTLREGVSHFGLETPQGRRINDTLEFFQFLDKELGSLMERWAAHKAQHLGR
- a CDS encoding ABC transporter ATP-binding protein, which encodes MTKAINVAGLHKSFGRTHALDGMDLSVDTGEVHGFLGPNGAGKSTTIRILLGLLRGDSGSAQLLGKDPWKDAVELHRRLAYVPGDVELWPNLTGGEAIDLLSKLRGGLDRQRLDELVERFDLDPTKKGRAYSKGNRQKVAIVAALASDAELLLLDEPTAGLDPLMEVVFQDVILQAKAAGRTVLLSSHILAQVEKLCDRVSIIRQGRNVQSGTLSEMRHLTRTTVEAETEHPATGLDTLPGVHGVRAKNHRVSFAVDGAHLDAVIRRLGEFGIRSLISHPPTLEELMLRHYGDELAANGGSGRTDDSAGPGGTGPDAVTPVHGGEGTAR
- the sepX gene encoding divisome protein SepX/GlpR; its protein translation is MSSSGLIYAVIVGAWAAYLVPMWLRRQDELNEARPTERFSTAIRLLSGRAAMERRYARELRERTAEEAGPDVDPDRETDRMESVDVRAFAAPPAHTEARLHDPAHAPERAPGRQAPGRPARDQRDRAPDHQPPDHQPLDRQAPERRPGERSGAPGPGSPPRPRSGAADAERARRAQRSQVLARRRRTTVVLFLAFTLGAIVAAVGGLGFLWAPAVPAVLLSTYIVHLRAQERRRFAFTMDRRRAEVAAQRLRENRPRRHQPAVPAPAEPDDDAEAHHAEPDPTPTVSPQEAGRRALVEQTDHAEWVDQQRERGRVQGDSWEPVPVPLPTYVTAPVAPRATGGVEVGDPETWSAARSSTAEPTHQTGTSHPATPTVDPAPRQRTNQSRRSRDRGRTPLFDQYDDEGRPRAANE
- a CDS encoding MogA/MoaB family molybdenum cofactor biosynthesis protein encodes the protein MTPPEPTAAAPAAAAYRALVVTASNRASAGVYADKGGPLIAEALTGLGFTVDGPQVVPDGDPVEAALRAGVAAGYDVIVTTGGTGISPTDATPEATRRVLDHEIPGIPEAIRAEGLAKVPTAALSRGLAGVAGRTLVVNLPGSTGGVKDGLAVLGRLLVHTVDQLRGGDHPRPGSPS
- a CDS encoding ABC transporter permease; protein product: MTATAAAPKTHSSAGPGAGAFAGTATLIRFALRRDRVRLSVWLLALALGTLATASEYATLYATAEERAGVAATMDSPAALAMTGPRHYLSDYDIGAMLGHQLLGFMAVLVGLMSVLTVTRHTRNEEETGRAELVRSTVVGHHAQLASALAVAAAANVALAVLVALALVSARIDGIGTDEALLYGLTHTVIGLVFAGIAAVTAQVTAHARGAAGMALALIGVAYVLRASGDVGNDALSWLSPIGWIQRTYVFVDNRWWPLLLCLASAALTAATGFVLSARRDVGAGLRPARPGRRTASEALTRPFGFALRLHRATLLGFGAGLFLMGVMYGSILGDAADMVKDIEQVREALAEIGGSSVAESFASMVMVVIAVVAAVYVVMAGLRPRAEESAGRAEPLLATGLSRHRWLGSHVAVALAGGTALLLAAGLGFGVAGAASTGDAALVGELLGAAAVYAPALWVTGGVAVVLFGWCPRAASAAWIVPVYAFLVGYLGAILRFPDWMNNLSPFGHAPRLPAAQMNWTPVLVLTALAAGLILLGLAGFRRRDLETK
- a CDS encoding PucR family transcriptional regulator; translated protein: MQTCTGYETLLASAAAVGQEPDEAELEGLRVFGEQAAADGITLRALVVHHLARARAAWPTGTAGADRVLATVQIAVEALCEGYERAQQLAFRQEESRRREFIDDLLYGRGDLGRLVERAEQFGLRLSHAHAVAVAEGPDPYLEGEAVPRLVERAVTGRFGDRSVLLTTKDGRMICIAPGDQRDVLIHFAKQAHAATDGGKAAVGRPHPGAGGVVHSYEEALQALDLAVRLGLDDPVLHAAELLVYPVLTRDRQAMADLVRTTLGPLLGARNGPEPHLDTLTAYFDAGCVTTHAARNLSLSVRALTYRLERIHQLTGSDPTNPRHRYALQTAVIGARILNWPDRKL